The Prochlorococcus sp. MIT 0801 genomic sequence AATCTATTATTTGAAACTCTTTCCCAAAAAGTTTCTTGCTTTAAGATATGACGATCGTGGGTCAAAAAACCTAGATTTCCTCCAACATTAAAACTCAAAATAGGTATGTTTTTCGGGGATAAATATCTTGCGGCCCTTAAAACTGTTCCATCACCTCCCAGAACAATAGTGATCTCTGGCAATACATCAGATGCTAAAAATAATTGATTAATATTATTGGTTTCTGTGCTTATTTCGGAAAATAAAACTTTTTTCCCATAACCTTCAATTATTTTTTTACAATTTAAGGTTTCTTTGTATGCAGTATCGCTATCTGATCTATATAAGATCCAGATCAGACTTGTTGTCATTAAAAATATCTACCATTTGAGTAGATTGAAACTTTCCATGTCAATAGTAACTCTATTTCTATACAATGAAAGTAGTATCGCTAGTCCAACGGCTGCCTCTGCTGCTGCTACGGTAATAACAAAAATTGAAAATACTTGCCCTCTAATTACTGATCCATCTATATAGGATGAAAAACTCATAAGATTTATATTCACTGCATTTAACATTAATTCTATGCTCATTAAAACACGAACAGCATTTCGACTATTTATTAATCCCCATACACCTGTACAGAAAAGGAATGCAGCAATTATGAGATAAGCCTGAAGAGGGACTGGAACAATAGAATTTTCTAACATATTTAGTATATAAATGTTATGTATATAATTAAATTCATTTTATACTATTTTCGGAA encodes the following:
- the nuoK gene encoding NADH-quinone oxidoreductase subunit NuoK encodes the protein MLENSIVPVPLQAYLIIAAFLFCTGVWGLINSRNAVRVLMSIELMLNAVNINLMSFSSYIDGSVIRGQVFSIFVITVAAAEAAVGLAILLSLYRNRVTIDMESFNLLKW